The genomic segment GAACCTGGCCCGCGAGCTGATGGAACTCTTCACCCTCGGCACCGGCCACTACACCGAGGCCGACGTCAAGGAGGCGGCCCGGTGCCTCACCGGCTGGGGCGTCGAGGAGGGCACGTTCGCCGAAAGCGCCCCGCGCCACGACAGCGGCGCGAAAACCGTTCTCGGCAAGACCGGGAAGTGGACCGGAGCCGATCTGGTCGATCTGTTGCTGAAGCAGCCTTCGACCGCCGAGCGGCTGGTGGCGAAACTGGTCAAGACGTTCTTCGGCGAGGGGGCGTGTCCGCCCGATGCGGCGAAGGAGCTGGCCGCCGGGCTCCGCGACCACGAACTCGACATCGGCTGGGCGGTGCTAACGGTGTTGCGGTCCCGCCTGTTCTTCGCCGATGCCAACCTGCGCACGCGGGTGACGGCGCCCCCCGAGTTCGTCGCGGGCGCGGCACGGGCGCTGGGGCTGTTCGACCCGGCCCCGAGCACTCTGGCGCTCGCCGACTGGTCGGCGCGGATGGGTCAGGACCTGTTCGACCCGCCGAACGTCGGGGGCTGGCCGGGCGGCCGGGCCTGGGTCACGTCCCGCGCGCTGATCGCCCGCGCCAACTACGCCGCGGCCCTCGTGGACGGCCCCAACGCGGGCCGCTCGGTCGCTTACGAACCGAACACAGCGGCGAAGGCGGCCGGGTTCGGCACCGCACGGACCGACGTGCTCGTGTACCACTCTCGGTTGCTGTTCGGCACCGACCCGCCGGCCGCGCTGACCGGCCGCCTCGGCAAACTCGACGGTCGGCCGCTCGTGACCGCGCTCCTGTCGTCGCCCGAAGCCCAGTTGGGTTAGCCGACACCCGATCGGGGGCACCGGTCCGGCAGCGGCCTCGCACCCCCAGGGGACACGAACGCACCACCGGGTTCGGTTATGAGTTCGTCTCGGCATGCCGCTTCTGTGGTTCCTCTCTTCCCGGTGTCTTTGTGGTTGGTCCGCTCCCGTACTCAAGTCTTGGAGGGGTCTCGTGCTCACGCGCCGCTCGTTACTGAAGTCCGCGCCGCTCCTGTCGCTGGCGCCGACCGTGCCGGCGTTTCTGATGCGGACCGCTCGTGCCGCGGGGCCGAAACCGGACGCCCGGGCGCTCGTCGTGGTTCAACTCGACGGCGGGAACGACGCGCTCAACACCGTCGTCCCGTTCGCCGATCCGGATTACGCCAAGCTCCGCCCCAAGCTGAAGCTGGACCCGAAGGGCCTCGTGAAGCTGAACGACGCGGTCGGCCTGCACCCGGCGCTCAAGCCGCTCGACAAGCTGTGGGCCGGCGGTCGGCTCGCGGTGCTGCCGGGGGTGGGGTACCCGAACCCGAACCGGTCGCACTTCGAGAGCATGGCGATCTGGCACACGGCGCGGTTCGACAATGAAGAGGCACGCACGAGCCCGGGATGGATCGGCCGCGCCCTGGATGCGGGCGGGGGCGAGTCGTGCGTCGTCGCCCCCGACGCGCCGCGGGCCGTCCGCGGCCGGCGCGCCTCGATCGTCACGCTCACGCGCGCCGAGGACCTGCTCCTGAGCGATCCGGTCGTGGTGCGAGCCGCGGTGGGGGCGCCGACGAAGGAGGGTGACCTTCTGGCGTTCGTCCGCCGGCAGGCCGCGGACGCGACCGCCGGGGCGGAACAGGTTGCCGCCAAGGCGCGGAACAAATCGGATGCGGAGTACCCCGCGACCGGGCTCGGCCAGAAGTTGCAGCTCGTGGCGCGGATGCTGAAGGCCGGCTTCCTCACCCGCGTGTACTACACCTCCCAGAGCGGCTACGACACGCACGCGCAACAGGGGTTCGCTCACCGGCAGTTGCTCGACGAGTTCGCCGGTGCGGTGTCCGCCTTCTTCGCGGATCTGGCGGCGGCGAAGTTGGACGACCGGGTGGCGCTGGTCGCGTTCAGCGAGTTCGGGCGGACGATCAAGGAGAACGGGTCACTCGGCACCGATCACGGTACCGCCGGCTGTGTCTTCGTCGCCGGGGGCGGGGTCAAGGGCGGCGTCCGCGGCACCCAACCGAGCCTCACGGTACTGGTCGGCGGTGAACCAGAAATGACCACCGACTTTCGGGCGGTGTATTCCGCGGTCCTTACCGATTGGCTGACACTGCCGGCGGACGGCCTCGGCGGGACGGTCGCACCGGTGAAATTGTTCGGCTAGGGGACCGTTCGCTCGGATGGGCCGCATGAGCGACCCATCCGCTCGGGGAGGCCGCCGCACCCGCCCGGTGTGCGAACTCTTGGCCGACACCCAGAAGAGCGGAATCAAGAAGTGAACGGTCCGAGCGGGGGTCGGGTGGGCCAGCGCTCCGCGCTCGTCTCTGATTGACCCCCCGGTTCGATACGGTACCTGACCCGTTCTCGCCGGGGTGGTTACGAAATCCGCTGGCACGCAGACCTACACCATGTCGGTACCGACGATCGTTCGCAACCGGGCCACGGCCCTCGCCCAGCGGCGGCGGATCGTGCGCTCGTCCACGCCGAACAGATCGGCGATCTGAACCTGCTTCCACCCGTGGTAGAACACGAGCCCGACCACCTCGCGCTCCTCGGTGGGCAACTCGTCCACCGCTTGGTGGAACCGCACCCACAGATCGAAGTCCTCGGCGACCGCGGCCTGGGGCTCTGCTCGCGTGACGCCGAACGCGCTGCTGTCGTCCGGTCCGGCCAGCGCCAGGTGGACCCGGCCCCGGCACTTCCGGGCCAGGTCCAGGAGTTCGCGGCGAATGTGGACCGCGGCCAGGTTGAAGAAGTCCCGGGTCGTTTTCGGGCGCAGCGTCCGCAGGGTACGGAGCAGCCGCATGAAACTGCTCTGGAGCACGTCCTCCGTGTCGGCCTGGCTCCGAATGTTCGGGAACGACCGCGTCATCCGGCGCGCCAGCTTGCCGAGCCGCGCGTCGGTGGCGCGGAACAGATCGTTCGCTGCGGTCTGATCGCCGGCCTGCCAGCCGTCAATGCACTTCTGGAGGTGGACCGTGTTGAAAGATGGTTCGCACATGAGTTGGACCGGCACCGGGTGTAAGCTCGCACGAGT from the Frigoriglobus tundricola genome contains:
- a CDS encoding RNA polymerase sigma factor, with protein sequence MCEPSFNTVHLQKCIDGWQAGDQTAANDLFRATDARLGKLARRMTRSFPNIRSQADTEDVLQSSFMRLLRTLRTLRPKTTRDFFNLAAVHIRRELLDLARKCRGRVHLALAGPDDSSAFGVTRAEPQAAVAEDFDLWVRFHQAVDELPTEEREVVGLVFYHGWKQVQIADLFGVDERTIRRRWARAVARLRTIVGTDMV
- a CDS encoding DUF1800 domain-containing protein, translated to MALKYWDVYEPDARAPWDLRRVVHLHRRAAFAAPWGTLQSDLKAGPEASVKRLLDGTRDAHSPADFAATAGVLADAAATAGDINRLKAAWFYRMLFGPDPVGERLTLAWHDHFATGYAKVRNVQSMRRQNELFRSHARARFAPLLNALVRDPALLEYLDAPANRKGHPNENLARELMELFTLGTGHYTEADVKEAARCLTGWGVEEGTFAESAPRHDSGAKTVLGKTGKWTGADLVDLLLKQPSTAERLVAKLVKTFFGEGACPPDAAKELAAGLRDHELDIGWAVLTVLRSRLFFADANLRTRVTAPPEFVAGAARALGLFDPAPSTLALADWSARMGQDLFDPPNVGGWPGGRAWVTSRALIARANYAAALVDGPNAGRSVAYEPNTAAKAAGFGTARTDVLVYHSRLLFGTDPPAALTGRLGKLDGRPLVTALLSSPEAQLG
- a CDS encoding DUF1501 domain-containing protein codes for the protein MLTRRSLLKSAPLLSLAPTVPAFLMRTARAAGPKPDARALVVVQLDGGNDALNTVVPFADPDYAKLRPKLKLDPKGLVKLNDAVGLHPALKPLDKLWAGGRLAVLPGVGYPNPNRSHFESMAIWHTARFDNEEARTSPGWIGRALDAGGGESCVVAPDAPRAVRGRRASIVTLTRAEDLLLSDPVVVRAAVGAPTKEGDLLAFVRRQAADATAGAEQVAAKARNKSDAEYPATGLGQKLQLVARMLKAGFLTRVYYTSQSGYDTHAQQGFAHRQLLDEFAGAVSAFFADLAAAKLDDRVALVAFSEFGRTIKENGSLGTDHGTAGCVFVAGGGVKGGVRGTQPSLTVLVGGEPEMTTDFRAVYSAVLTDWLTLPADGLGGTVAPVKLFG